The proteins below come from a single Oncorhynchus keta strain PuntledgeMale-10-30-2019 chromosome 1, Oket_V2, whole genome shotgun sequence genomic window:
- the LOC127931111 gene encoding olfactory receptor 11A1-like produces MENSTHYEVFRLAAYGDIGQLKYCYFAVVTLLYFVIILANALLIGVICIERSLHEPMYLFLCALFVNQLYGSTGLFPALMFYLLSDTHDISLLYCYLQIYVLYTYAITEFCNLAVMSYDRYISICYPLQYNNIMTPKIICGLILLPWVYSFFINAIIISLSLRLQFCGNILDRVYCDNYTVVKLACSNTTLNNIWGLVVTALSFSCTLFPTIYSYVRILQICLKSSKETKQKAFNTCMPHIASLLNFLFGCLFVILQGRYDTAHLPPIIRTILLVYFLICPPLFNPLMYGLRMVNIRQACKKVLGLYPKT; encoded by the coding sequence ATGGAAAACTCTACTCACTACGAGGTCTTCAGGCTTGCTGCATACGGTGATATCGGACAATTGAAGTATTGCTACTTTGCTGTTGTAACTTTATTATATTTTGTCATCATTCTTGCCAATGCTTTGCTTATTGGAGTTATCTGCATTGAAAGAAGCCTTCATGAACCCATGTATCTGTTTCTATGTGCTTTGTTTGTTAATCAGTTGTATGGGAGCACTGGTTTGTTTCCTGCTCTCATGTTTTACTTGCTGTCTGACACACATGATATTTCCCTTCTTTATTGTTATCTCCAGATTTATGTGTTGTACACATATGCTATAACAGAATTTTGTAATTTAGCAGTTATGTCCTATGACAGGTACATCTCTATTTGTTATCCTCTACAGTATAACAATATTATGACACCTAAAATAATTTGTGGCTTAATTCTACTGCCCTGGGTGTATTCTTTTTTCATCAATGCCATCATTATCTCCCTGAGTTTGCGACTGCAATTTTGTGGTAACATTCTAGACAGAGTGTATTGTGACAACTACACAGTCGTCAAGCTTGCCTGTTCAAATACTACGCTGAATAACATATGGGGTCTTGTTGTCACTGCGCTTTCTTTTTCTTGTACTTTATTTCCTACCATATACTCATATGTAAGAATTCTACAGATATGTTTAAAGTCTTCTAAAGAGACGAAACAGAAAGCATTTAACACCTGTATGCCACATATAGCCTCTTTGCTGAACTTCTTATTTGGCTGTTTATTTGTGATTCTACAAGGCAGATATGATACTGCACATCTTCCACCTATAATTCGCACTATTTTATTAGTTTATTTTCTGATATGTCCACCACTTTTCAATCCTTTAATGTATGGCCTTAGGATGGTTAATATCAGGCAGGCTTGTAAAAAGGTACTAGGACTTTACCCTAAAACATAA